One segment of Vibrio mimicus DNA contains the following:
- the recG gene encoding ATP-dependent DNA helicase RecG, producing the protein MSQLLSAVPLCELSGVGAKVAEKLEKVGLHTVQDLLFHLPLRYEDRTRVYPIVQLHHGLWAAVQGKVMAVDTLFGKRKMLTVKISDGNGTLTLRFFNFTAAMKNNFAEGKFVHAYGEIKRGNQGLEIIHPDYKFFAPAQTPDVEPNLTPVYPTTEGLRQLTLRNLTDQALALLEKSAVQELLPSGLYDQQMTLTQALKIIHRPSADIDLRLFEQGRHPAQVRLIMEELLAQNLSMLAIRSQGQQDVALPLAPVHQLKQQFLAQLPFSPTKAQQRVVAEIEADLEKPHPMMRLVQGDVGSGKTLVAALAAVRAIEHGYQVALMAPTELLAEQHALNFAQWLEPMGIQVGWLAGKLKGKARETELARIASGEVKMVVGTHALFQEQVSFDHLALVIIDEQHRFGVHQRLELREKGAKQGAYPHQLIMTATPIPRTLAMTAYADLETSMIDELPPGRTPIQTVAIPDTKRDEIVERIRHACLNEGKQAYWVCTLIDESEVLEAQAAAETAEELQRKLPEVKIGLVHGRMKPAEKQAVMLAFKNNELHLLVATTVIEVGVDVPNASLMIIENPERLGLAQLHQLRGRVGRGTVASHCVLLFHAPLSKTAQKRLGVLRESNDGFVIAQRDLEIRGPGELLGTKQTGLADFKIADLVRDQQLVPQVQRIARHIHERYPQNAQAIIDRWLGERDIYAKA; encoded by the coding sequence ATGTCACAACTCCTTTCAGCCGTTCCTCTTTGTGAACTCTCCGGTGTCGGGGCCAAAGTCGCCGAAAAACTGGAGAAAGTCGGTTTGCACACCGTGCAGGATCTGCTGTTTCATCTTCCGCTGCGTTATGAAGATCGCACTCGCGTTTATCCCATAGTGCAACTGCACCACGGTTTATGGGCTGCGGTACAAGGCAAAGTGATGGCGGTGGATACCCTATTTGGCAAACGCAAAATGCTCACCGTAAAAATCAGTGATGGCAACGGCACGCTGACACTGCGTTTTTTTAACTTCACCGCGGCGATGAAAAACAACTTTGCGGAAGGCAAATTTGTGCATGCCTATGGGGAAATCAAACGCGGTAATCAAGGCTTAGAGATCATCCATCCTGACTATAAATTCTTTGCCCCTGCGCAAACGCCCGATGTTGAACCGAACCTGACTCCGGTTTACCCAACCACAGAAGGGCTGCGCCAACTCACTCTACGTAATCTCACTGACCAAGCGTTAGCGCTGCTTGAGAAATCTGCGGTGCAAGAATTACTGCCGTCTGGGCTTTACGATCAGCAGATGACCTTAACCCAAGCGCTGAAGATCATTCATCGCCCATCGGCGGATATCGATTTACGTCTGTTTGAACAAGGGCGACATCCGGCGCAAGTTCGGCTGATCATGGAAGAGCTGCTGGCGCAGAATCTCTCGATGCTGGCGATTCGCAGCCAAGGCCAGCAAGATGTGGCCTTGCCACTGGCACCCGTCCACCAACTCAAACAACAATTCTTAGCACAACTGCCCTTTTCACCGACTAAGGCGCAGCAGCGCGTGGTTGCCGAAATTGAAGCGGATTTAGAAAAACCACATCCAATGATGCGCTTAGTGCAAGGCGATGTGGGCTCAGGCAAAACCTTAGTTGCAGCCCTCGCAGCAGTGCGAGCGATTGAACATGGTTATCAAGTGGCCTTGATGGCTCCCACCGAGCTGTTGGCCGAGCAGCACGCGCTCAATTTTGCGCAGTGGTTGGAACCCATGGGCATTCAGGTGGGGTGGCTCGCGGGTAAGCTCAAAGGCAAAGCGCGTGAAACGGAACTGGCACGCATCGCCAGTGGCGAAGTAAAAATGGTGGTCGGCACCCATGCTTTGTTCCAAGAGCAAGTGTCGTTTGACCATCTAGCCTTGGTGATTATTGATGAGCAACATCGCTTCGGGGTACATCAGCGTTTAGAGCTGCGCGAGAAAGGCGCGAAACAAGGCGCGTACCCGCATCAGCTCATCATGACTGCTACTCCGATCCCGCGTACTTTGGCGATGACCGCTTATGCCGATTTGGAAACCTCAATGATTGATGAGTTACCCCCCGGGCGTACTCCGATTCAAACCGTAGCGATTCCGGATACCAAACGCGATGAGATTGTCGAGCGTATTCGCCACGCTTGCCTCAACGAAGGCAAGCAAGCGTATTGGGTGTGTACTTTGATTGATGAATCCGAAGTGCTGGAAGCACAAGCGGCCGCAGAAACGGCAGAAGAACTGCAACGTAAACTGCCCGAAGTCAAAATCGGCTTAGTGCATGGCCGTATGAAACCCGCCGAGAAGCAAGCGGTAATGCTGGCGTTTAAAAATAACGAGCTGCATCTGCTCGTCGCCACCACGGTGATTGAAGTGGGCGTGGATGTGCCTAATGCCAGCTTGATGATCATTGAAAACCCCGAGCGTTTGGGGCTAGCTCAACTTCACCAGCTACGCGGCCGTGTTGGGCGTGGTACCGTAGCCAGCCATTGTGTGCTGCTGTTTCATGCACCACTCTCCAAAACCGCGCAAAAGCGTTTGGGCGTTTTGCGTGAAAGCAACGATGGATTTGTCATCGCGCAGCGCGACTTGGAAATTCGTGGCCCCGGAGAGCTACTGGGCACCAAACAAACCGGCTTAGCCGATTTCAAAATTGCCGATCTGGTACGCGATCAGCAACTGGTTCCGCAAGTGCAACGCATCGCGCGACATATCCATGAACGTTACCCACAGAATGCACAAGCCATCATCGATCGCTGGTTAGGCGAGCGTGATATTTACGCCAAAGCTTAG
- the spoT gene encoding bifunctional GTP diphosphokinase/guanosine-3',5'-bis pyrophosphate 3'-pyrophosphohydrolase, producing the protein MYLFDSLKDVAQEYLTEPQIEALRQSYVVARDAHEGQTRSSGEPYIIHPVAVARILAEMRLDLETLQAALLHDVIEDCDVTKEDLDAHFGNSVAELVDGVSKLDKLKFRDRKEAQAENFRKMVLAMVQDIRVILIKLADRTHNMRTLGALRPDKKRRIARETLEIYAPLAHRLGIHNIKTELEELGFEALYPNRYRVLKEVVKAARGNRKEMIQRIHSEIEGRLQDVGLPARVVGREKNLFSIYNKMKTKEQRFHTIMDIYAFRIVVDTADTCYRVLGQVHSLYKPRPARMKDYIAVPKANGYQSLHTSMVGPHGVPVEVQIRTEDMDQMADKGVAAHWSYKANSERGGTTAQIKAQRWMQSLLELQQSAGNSFEFIENVKSDLFPDEIYVFTPKGRIVELPMGATAVDFAYAVHTDIGNTCVGARVDRTPYPLSQSLKSGQTVEIISAPGARPNAAWLNYVVTSRARTKIRQVLKTMRREDSITLGRRLLNHALGEHSINEIAPENISKVLGDLKIASMDDLLAAIGLGELMSIVIARRLLGNADELTEPSKSGGNKNKLPIRGAEGILLTFANCCHPIPDDHIIAHVSPGRGLVVHRETCPNVRGYQKEPDKYMAVEWTKDYDQEFITELKVDMHNRQGALAELTNVISKTGSNIHGLSTEERDGRLYTVTVLLTTKDRVHLAGIMRKIRTMPHALKVRRRKN; encoded by the coding sequence TTGTATCTATTCGATAGTCTAAAAGACGTTGCCCAAGAATACCTCACAGAGCCTCAAATTGAGGCTCTGCGCCAATCTTATGTGGTAGCCAGAGATGCCCATGAAGGGCAAACCCGCTCAAGCGGCGAACCATATATCATTCACCCTGTTGCTGTGGCACGGATCCTCGCTGAGATGCGTCTCGACTTGGAAACACTACAAGCGGCACTGCTGCATGATGTGATTGAAGATTGTGATGTCACCAAAGAAGACTTAGATGCCCATTTTGGCAACTCTGTCGCCGAATTGGTGGATGGGGTTTCTAAGCTCGATAAGCTCAAATTTCGCGATCGCAAAGAGGCCCAGGCGGAAAACTTTCGCAAAATGGTGTTGGCCATGGTGCAGGATATTCGGGTTATCCTGATCAAACTGGCTGACCGCACGCATAACATGCGTACCCTCGGCGCACTGCGTCCGGATAAAAAACGCCGCATTGCCCGAGAAACCTTAGAAATTTATGCACCCCTCGCCCATCGTTTGGGTATCCATAACATCAAAACTGAGCTCGAAGAGTTAGGCTTTGAAGCGCTCTACCCTAACCGTTATCGCGTCCTCAAAGAGGTGGTGAAAGCCGCGCGTGGTAACCGGAAAGAGATGATCCAACGCATCCACAGTGAGATCGAAGGGCGTCTGCAAGACGTGGGCTTACCGGCTCGCGTGGTCGGTCGTGAGAAAAATCTGTTCTCCATCTACAACAAGATGAAAACCAAAGAGCAGCGCTTTCACACCATTATGGATATCTACGCGTTTCGTATCGTGGTAGACACGGCGGATACTTGCTATCGCGTACTGGGTCAGGTGCATAGCTTGTACAAGCCACGCCCTGCGAGGATGAAAGACTACATCGCTGTCCCGAAAGCCAACGGCTATCAATCGCTGCACACTTCCATGGTTGGCCCCCACGGTGTTCCCGTAGAAGTGCAGATCCGTACCGAAGATATGGATCAGATGGCGGATAAAGGGGTGGCAGCCCATTGGTCGTATAAGGCCAATAGTGAGCGTGGCGGCACTACCGCGCAGATTAAAGCGCAGCGCTGGATGCAAAGCCTACTTGAGTTACAGCAAAGTGCCGGTAACTCCTTTGAATTTATCGAAAACGTCAAATCCGATCTGTTCCCAGATGAGATTTACGTCTTTACCCCCAAAGGCCGTATCGTTGAGCTGCCAATGGGCGCAACCGCCGTCGATTTTGCTTACGCGGTACATACCGACATCGGTAATACCTGCGTCGGCGCGCGAGTCGATCGCACGCCATACCCGCTCAGCCAATCGCTGAAAAGTGGCCAGACGGTGGAGATCATCAGCGCGCCGGGCGCTCGTCCGAATGCGGCATGGCTCAACTATGTGGTGACTTCGCGCGCACGCACCAAAATTCGCCAAGTGCTGAAAACGATGCGTCGCGAAGACTCAATTACTCTCGGTCGTCGCCTGCTTAACCATGCTTTAGGCGAACACTCGATCAACGAGATTGCACCTGAGAACATCAGCAAAGTCTTGGGTGACCTAAAAATCGCCTCGATGGATGATTTACTTGCCGCGATTGGTTTGGGTGAGTTGATGAGTATCGTGATTGCACGCCGTCTACTTGGCAATGCTGATGAACTGACCGAGCCTAGCAAATCCGGCGGCAATAAAAATAAACTGCCGATCCGCGGCGCAGAAGGCATTCTGCTCACCTTTGCCAACTGTTGTCACCCGATCCCAGACGATCACATCATCGCTCACGTTTCACCGGGCCGTGGCTTAGTGGTGCACCGTGAAACCTGTCCAAATGTACGTGGCTACCAAAAAGAGCCAGACAAGTACATGGCGGTGGAATGGACTAAAGATTACGATCAAGAGTTCATTACTGAGCTGAAAGTGGATATGCACAACCGTCAAGGTGCATTGGCTGAACTGACCAATGTGATCTCCAAAACCGGCTCAAATATTCATGGCCTGTCAACGGAAGAACGCGACGGTCGCTTGTACACAGTCACCGTTCTGCTCACCACCAAAGATCGGGTGCATTTAGCTGGCATCATGCGCAAAATTCGCACCATGCCCCACGCGCTTAAAGTGCGCCGCCGTAAGAACTGA
- the rpoZ gene encoding DNA-directed RNA polymerase subunit omega, giving the protein MARVTVQDAVEKIGNRFDLVLVAARRARQMQSGGKDALVPEENDKPTVIALREIEEGLITKDVLDARERQEQQEQEAAELAAVSSIMHNR; this is encoded by the coding sequence ATGGCACGCGTAACAGTTCAAGACGCTGTTGAAAAAATTGGCAACCGTTTCGACCTAGTTCTGGTTGCGGCTCGCCGCGCTCGTCAAATGCAATCTGGCGGTAAAGATGCTCTAGTGCCGGAAGAGAACGATAAGCCAACGGTTATCGCTCTACGCGAAATCGAAGAAGGGCTGATCACGAAAGATGTTCTGGATGCACGTGAGCGTCAAGAACAGCAAGAGCAAGAAGCGGCAGAGCTGGCTGCAGTTAGCAGCATCATGCACAACCGTTAA